A genomic segment from Malaclemys terrapin pileata isolate rMalTer1 chromosome 1, rMalTer1.hap1, whole genome shotgun sequence encodes:
- the CREB3L2 gene encoding cyclic AMP-responsive element-binding protein 3-like protein 2 yields the protein MEVLENGEQNLLHWDRKLSELSELVDSDSLLNNTHFTEFLDEFSQDVLGQLLNDPFMSEKNEMMEVELSPASPAPLIQAEHSYSLCGDSRPQSPLTHVSTDDNFNEADLENEEWCLGAELTSATIKTEPVLCEAPGLTPSVSLTITPVPLEGEEPQLQSDAMMKPLSQKVLPEIKLEPHEVDQFLNLSSKEAMDPLHLPPTPPSSHGSDSEGGQSPTRSLPPSSPVQLQATAKVTSRMASALSNSPLLTAPHKLQGTGPLILTEEEKRTLIAEGYPIPTKLPLTKAEEKALKKIRRKIKNKISAQESRRKKKEYMDSLEKKVESCSNENSELRKKVEVLENTNRTLLQQLQRLQAMVAGKVSRSCKAASTQTGTCLMVVVLCFAGIFGSFSQSYGPYPSATKMVLPSQHSTPESYTASIVRSRSLLIYEEPRQLEEQYSSISFADRSDVWDRRMDASKHTALSLESVPGAQQDKVTHFTVANETRLEKSVVLGLQPHRVSSELEVNETLKIIEIDRRVNATS from the exons CACTTCACGGAGTTCCTGGATGAGTTTTCGCAGGATGTCCTAGGCCAGCTCTTGAATGACCCCTTCATGTCTGAGAAAAATGAGATGATGGAAGTGGAGCTGTCCCCAGCATCCCCAGCTCCCCTCATCCAGGCAGAACACAGCTACTCCCTGTGCGGCGACTCTCGCCCCCAGTCCCCACTGACCCACGTTTCGACCGATGACAACTTCAATGAAG CTGATCTAGAGAACGAGGAATGGTGTCTGGGTGCAGAATTGACTTCAGCAACAATAAAAACTGAACCTGTGCTGTGTGAGGCGCCAGGCCTTACCCCCTCTGTCAGTCTCACCATCACACCTGTACCCCTGGAAGGTGAAGAACCCCAGTTGCAATCTGATGCCATG ATGAAACCGTTGAGCCAGAAGGTTCTTCCAGAGATTAAATTGGAGCCACATGAAGTAGATCAGTTCCTGAACCTGTCTTCTAAGGAAG CAATGGATCCACTGCACCTGcctccaacccctcccagcaGCCATGGCAGTGACTCTGAGGGAGGGCAAAGCCCAACCAGGTCCCTCCCGCCTTCAAGCCCTGTCCAACTACAAGCCACAGCTAAAGTAACATCACGCATGGCTTCAGCACTCTCCAATTCGCCTCTCCTGACAGCACCACAT AAATTGCAAGGGACTGGTCCACTGATCTTGACGGAGGAAGAGAAGAGGACGCTGATAGCTGAGGGGTACCCTATTCCTACAAAACTGCCCCTGACAAAGGCAGAGGAAAAAGCACTGAAGAAAATCCGCAGGAAAATAAAGAACAAG ATCTCTGCCCAGGAAAGtaggagaaagaagaaagaatACATGGACAGCCTGGAAAAAAA GGTTGAGTCTTGTTCAAATGAAAATAGTGAGCTGCGTAAGAAAGTGGAAGTCCTGGAGAACACAAACAG AACTCTTCTGCAGCAGTTACAGAGACTCCAAGCCATGGTTGCTGGCAAAGTGTCCCGTTCCTGTAAAGCAGCCAGCACACAGACAGGGACCTGTCTCATG GTGGTGGTGCTGTGCTTTGCAGGCATTTTTGGCAGCTTCTCTCAGAGTTACGGGCCCTATCCTTCTGCCACAAAGATGGTGCTGCCCAGCCAGCATTCCACACCAGAGTCGTACACGGCCTCCATTG TACGGTCAAGAAGTCTGCTAATTTACGAAGAGCCCCGCCAACTGGAGGAGCAGTACAGTTCAATCTCCTTTGCAGATCGCAGTGATGTCTGGGATAGGCGCATGGACGCCTCCAAACACACAGCACTATCTCTGGAATCTGTGCCGGGGGCACAGCAGGACAAAGTCACACACTTCACAGTAGCCAATGAGACAAGGCTAGAGAAATCAGtggtgctggggctgcagccgcACAG GGTCAGCTCAGAGCTGGAAGTGAATGAAACGctgaaaataattgaaattgataGACGAGTTAATGCCACTTCTTAA